The DNA sequence GCCCAGGCAGAACCGCAAGTCCAAACCACCGATCACGTGATTGATTTGGCCTTCAATATTACGGAAGGCAATCCAATATATGCGGATTCAGTTCTTATCACGGGGAACGAAAAGACCAAAGATTTTGTAGTGAAACGGGAGATCAGGATCGACAACGGAGATCTCCTCACTCATTCAAAAATTATTCAAAGTCAGCGCAATTTATACAAAACCGGCATATTTAACAGTGTATCTATTTCTCCCGCCAGGGATTCGGTAGGGAACAACTATCGCAATGTCTATGTCCGCTTGTCGGAGGCGGAAACCGGGGAATTTAATTTTGGCCTCGGATATGGCTCAAAAGAGTTGTTTCGGGGGACGGCTGAACTTCTGCAATCGAATCTCCGGGGTACAGGACAGCGTATCGGTTTGCGTGGCAAGGCAAGTTTTGCGGAACTGAGAGGGGAAGTCCTCTACACTGCACCATTTTTCATCCTTTGGGGAGTTCGCCTGGATAATACGGTTTATGCTCGCCGACAGGGGGAGCCCGACTTTATTAACCCGGATTACGTCCTGAATCGCCTTGGGATTGAATCCACAATCGGGCGGGAAATTTTTACCTATTCGCGGATATCATCCTCCCTGAAGTTCGAAAACAACTTTTTCTCCGAGATGAATATACCGGCTACCGAGGAAACAGATACCGCTAATACCAGGATTCGAAGTATTAATCTTACGTACACCAGAGATTCCAGAAAGAATCTGTTTAACTCCTCGTCTGGCAGCTTTTTCTCTTTGTCGGGTCTGATTGCGGGCTCCATTTTCGAGGGGACGAATTCCTTTTTGCGCCTTACCGGCGATTATGCACGGTACTATCCAGCCCGCCCCTGGTTAACGCTTGCGATGAACCTCTCAACCGGCGTCATGTACGAAATTGGAGAAACGCAGAGTATCCCAATCTATGAGCGATTTTATGCCGGCGGGGATCAGTCGGTCCGGGGGTATTCTGAGAAATCGCTGTCACCGATGCGAAACGGTACGCCGATTGGTGGTAATTTCAAAACGGTTGTGCGGTTCGAAACACGGTTCAAGGTATATAAAGGGTTACATCTTGCTCTGTTCAGCGACACCGGAAACACCTGGCGGCGTGTGGAATTACAAAATCTGCGGGAAATGCGAACCGGTGTGGGGCTCGGCTTACGATATGAAACACCTATTGGAGTTGCGCGAGTCGATTACGGTGTAAAAGTCAACCGGCAGGCGAGAGAATCCGTTGGCCAGATTCATATTACCCTGGGGCAAGCATTTTGAGCGTAGAGACTGCGATCATACCCGCCGGTGGGCTCGGTACGCGCATGGCGCCGTTCAGTCAGTGCTATCCCAAGGAAATGGTCCCGGTTGGTGTCACGCCGGCTTTATTCTGGATTTGCCAAGAACTCCTCGATGCGGACGTTAAGAAAATTTCCGTGGTTTTATCGCCTGAGAAAGAGGATCTAAGCGGATTGTTGATACATAATTTTCCGGAGATTTCGTTCACATTTATCACACAGGACAGCCCTCTCGGTCTTGCCGATGCATTACTCTGCGCATATAAAAAAATCAACATAACGCCAGTACACATGGTGCTTCCGGACAACCTCTGCATTGAGCCGGGAATAAATGTGACCAGGGAATTGACAAATGCCTATACCAGGGTTGAACATTCGGTGCTTGGTATGATTAAGGTGACCAGGCCGAAAGAGGCTAAACTGTACGGTGCCTCCGGAATAGGCAAATTCAGTGTGGTGAAAGGCAATCTGTATAAAATTGAACATCTGCAGGATAAGCAGGAAGGCCCGGTTGGTGATTATGCGGAAGTTCCGTTTTTACGAACAATAGGGAGGGGGGTGCTCACTGAAGATTTTTTCGATATTGCACTGAAACTCTCCTCAGGTAGCAGCAATGAAAACGAGTTTGACGATGTCCCCATCTACCAACAACTGATTGCGGATTTTGCACTTTTCGGATACCTTTTACCTGAAATGGTTTACGATATAGGTAATCCCGACGGATATTTGGCTGCGCAAGCTAACCTCGCGCAGCAGCGTGGAGTAATATGAAGTTGACCATCCTTGGTTCGGGTACGTGTATTCCAGCACCAAACAGGGGAAACTCCGGCTATCTGCTTGAAACCGGAGATTCTCTGATTCTCATAGATAGCGGGTCCGGAGCACTTCGTAGAGTTGCGGATTACGGATTTGATTATCGGAAAATTCGAAACGTTTGCTACAGTCACCTACATCCGGACCATACCATAGATTTTGTGCCGTTTCTTTTTGCCCTGAAGAATGACCCGGATATCAAGGAACTTCACCAATTAATGGTGAGTGCACCAGTGGGTTTCAGGGAATATTATGCAGAATTGGTTGAAGTGTACGGCAGCTGGATTCAGGCGGAGCACCTGGAAGTAAATATCACCGAGCACGAGCGGAGAGACATTTTTCCAATAGATGACATTACCGTCGAAACCGGGCCAGTGGTGCATAGCGAAGAGAGTATCGCATATCGATTTACCGGGAATAACGGGCAGACGCTCGTATATTCCGGTGACACGGGTTATTCAGAAGAGTTCGCGGAATTTGCAAAAGATGCTGATTTGTTAGTAATTGAGTCTGCCATTCCGGAGGGAACCGATTTTGAAGGACACTGCTCACCATCTGATGCGGCAAAAATCGCAGAATTAGCTCAAGCGAAGAAAACGGTACTTACACATTTTTATCCACAGGTAGAGCAGGAGGATATTCCTGGAGTTGTTCAACAATATTATTCTGGTGAAATACTGCTTGCCGAGGATGGCCTAAATGTCGATATATAAGCCAATTAACATGAAATACCTTACGTTATACATTATACTAATTTTGTTTCCGGTTTTCGGATTGACTCAAAACCCACTCCAGTCTAACCCGCTGCAGCAGGTTCGAGGGCAATCAACGAATACTCCGGCAGACTCTGGCAGTGCGGACACTTCCAAGGTTGTCCAGATTAACCGGGAATCCATCAATCAGCGCATCGACGAGCTGCAAAAGCGATATAAAACACTGTTTGACCGGGATGAGATTGCCTTTTCAAAGGAGACCTTTTCAAATCTCTGGAGAGATGTGCAGCAGGCATTTCGCGGGGAAACTGAAGTTATTGCCAACGTAAAAACTGCCGTAAACCAGTATTTCTCCAGCTGGAATCATGCCACAAACCTGTTTCTCGCCATAATCATTGTTATTGGCCTGCTTGCATCATTTTTTCCGTTAAAGAAGTTTTTAAACCATCGGCGTAACCGACTTGGTGAGAGTGAAATACTGGCGTTTAATACGCTTGGACACGTCCTGGAAATTACATTGCGTGCGCTTCCGACTGTCTACATCATGGCCGGCATTTGGCTGATTGCCCTAGTACTGAGTCTGCAGCCCAATCTATATTATGCAATCTTACGTATCGCGATAGCGGTTATTATATATAAGCTCGCACGGTGGTTTCTGGAGGTGGTGTTTGCTCCTGAGGAAGTTCATCACCGGCTTGTGCCGTGTAACACGAAAATAGCCCGGTATTTTTTCCACATAGCACGATCGCTGCTCCAGTGGACGCTGTTGTACATTATTGTACTTTTCACCCTGCAGTACCTGGAATACCACCAGGATTTTAGGTATTTTATTAAGTTTGTCTATCGGGTCGGGGCAATCCTCCTGTTTACAGTACTCTTTGCAAGGAGGGATTTTACGCTCTCCCTGATTCCAAAAAGTGAAGTGAAATTCTACACCCGGCTCCGAAATTTCTTTAATAAGACGTACTACCTTGTTTACACAATTTTACTCTTCACCGGATTATTATCAATTTTAGGTTACTCCAACCTGTCGTCATTTATATTCAGCAGGGCGTTTTACACGGCAGCTATTATTCTTATAGGCATTCTTCTTAATCATATCCTGTATGATGCCATCAACTGGATCATTCCGGAAGAAAAACGCAAATCTGATGAGGATGAAGATTCAAAGACGGCACGGTTTTGGGACCGGGTGCATACACTATCGCAATTCCTTGTTTCAGCGCTGCTGATCCTGTTTGGAATAGTACTGATAGCAAAATCCTGGTGGTTACTGGGTGCACAATCGATTTTGGGGTCTCTGAGATCACTATTTACGTTTACAATTTTCCAGGTGCAGGATACACCGATCACGCCGTGGTCGTTTATCAAGGCAATCCTGATATTCATTGTATTTATTTACATTTCCAAATACTTCCGCCGGTTCCTGAATCATAGTGTATTGCAGAAAACCGGCCTGGACAGGGGAGCGCGGCATGCGATTTTAACCATCACCAATTACATTATCCTGGTTATCGGTATTGTGGTGGCCATGGAAAGTGTTGGCGTCCAGCTGACTACCCTGAAGGTCTTTGCTGGTGCACTGGGGCTCGGTATTGGGTTTGGGTTGCAGAATATTGCTAATAACTTTGCGAGCGGACTCATAATTCTGTTTGAGCGCCCGATTAAAACCAAGGATTTTGTACATGTGGGTGATATCCTCGGAACGATTACCAATATTTCTGCCAGAAGTACGACTATTCTGACGCGAGACAACATTGCAATTATAGTCCCCAATTCCGATTTCATTGAGAAAACCGTCATCAACTGGAGTCTGAATGATACACCGACACGGGTTCATATTCCTATCAGTGTGGAGTACGGTACGGACGCGGAAAAGATAAAGGAAATCCTATTGGATCTCGCCAGTGAGCATCCGCGGGTATTGAAGTATCCCAGGCCCAGGGTATGGTTTAAGGAGTATGGCGAGAGTGCACTCGACTTTGAGTTACTGGCATGGATCAACGATCCCCAGGAGGGGATTAATAACATTCAAAGTGATATTAATTTCAGCATTCAAAAACGCTTCCAGGAAGAAGGTGTTGGCATACCATTTCCGCAGCGCGATATTCATATGAAAATTGACGATCAGAATGCCATCCGGTTCCGGAAATTATTGTCGGGAGAAGCAGTTAAGGTAAAGGATGAAGTAGAGACGGATAATCCCGGTGGTACTGAGGAAGAAACGAACGGGGAGAATGACTAAAATATCTCAGAATAGCCAGGGAATTGGTTCACGGGCTACGAACATAGGACGGATTCTGCTAATTATCCTGACTGTGATTTTGGTAGGATCCGGGGGATATATATACTTTGAGGGATGGTCATTTCTGAATTCGCTGTATATGACCATCATAACACTCAGTACTGTGGGATTCCGGGAAATCGGGCCGTTGACGCCCATTGGGCAAATCTGGACGATACTCCTGATCGTTTTTGGCATTACAATCATCGGGTACACCGGGATTACGCAGGTTTCGCGGTACCTTATAGAATTTCCGTTTTTACGTGAACGTTCACTTTTACGAAAGATTCGAAAAATGAAAGATCACTACATTATTTGTGGTTACGGGCGAATGGGACGAGTTATAGCCGACGATTTCCGCCAGCGAGGCCGGGATACGGTCATCATAGAGAACGATCCTGATATCATTTCAACGCTGGCGGAACAGGGATATACTTATATAGACGACACCGCCGTGGAGGACGACGCATTGAAGAAAGCAGGTGTAGAGTCCGCAAAAGGTCTCGTGGCTGTGCTTTCAACGGATGCCGACAACCTGTTTGTGACGCTTTCTGCGCGAAACCTAAATCCCGACCTGTTTATTTTGACACGTTGCAGCGAGGCCGGAACCCAGGAAAAAATGCGAACAGCCGGCGCAAATAAGGTAGTTAATCCGTACGAGATTGGTGGACACAAGATGGCGCAGATGGTGCTATCGCCGCATGTGGACGATTTTATTGAAATTGTGTCGCGGCAGCGGAAGCTGAATTTGGCGATAGACCAAATAAGAGTATTTGAGCAATCAGAGCTCTCGGGAGCCAAATTAATGGACACGCCTATCCGGAGCAAGTTTGATACGATTATTACGGCAATCCTGGACAGTTCCAACGAAATGAAATTCAATCCGTCCTCAAATACCGTAATCAACTCGGGTGACACACTAATCTGCATCGGAGAGAGAGACAATCTTGAACAACTGGAGCTGCTCGCCAGAGGGCAATCAGCATAGTGCATACATAGACTTACGACGCTATGTATTATATTTATAATTTCCGATAACAGATATTATGTAAACTTATGGATTTCCAAGATATATCGCAGCCTGCGGCATCCTTTGTGAGATAATCCTCCCTTTTCAGGATCTACATGGCGAAAACAAGTACGACGATAATCAGGAGTACAATTACTGAACCGACGATGAAATAAGTTGTCGTTGAGGATTGCTTTCCGGTTTTCTCAGAGACGTTCTCCTCGTCAGTTTCTTTCTCTTTACTCATGTCCCTGTGATCCTTCATTCCGGAAATGTGGATGAGCTTATCGCGGCGCTCGATGATTCTGTCCTTCATCTCAATTGAACTCCGGAGCTTTTCGAAATGTGGCAATTGAGACAATAACTCGTCGCTCTCCGTATACAGTTGAAGCCGATCAAGAACATTGGCAAAAATCTCAAAAAACTTTATCGCTTCTTCATCCCGTTCAATAGAACGTTCAGCGCGTCTGTAGATAAATAGTTGGTGTTCCTTGAATTCGTCTAAAAGATCAAGAAAGGGGTTCACCCTTCCCCGACCTGTTTCAAATATGGTATCCACGGCGTCAGAAAGTTCCTGAATATTTCGCTTGTCAATCAGGTTCCCTGCGTATTGAATTTGCTTTTGCAGGGTCGAATCAGTTTCAGCGATTTCGGTAATGAGCTCTCTACGCTCGTTAAATACGCTTTTCAGGGAGTTAAATTCTTGAAGCAGATCTCCAAGGTTTTCTTTGGAATACATTTTTTCTTCGATGGCGTGTTCCATTGAATCATGAAAGTCATGGTAGGTTTGAATGAGTTGTTTATCCAGTCGTATCAGTTCAAAGGTGTTGTAGATACTAATTTCCTTCAGCTTATAGAAGTGGTTCTCCTGCGTCTCTTTTGCGAGCTCTTGCCCCGTTTGGCGAAGTTGGGTCTTTAGCGTATTAACATAATTCACTGATTCAATGGGTTCATGCTGGGCGACATGAGGCGCATCTTCTTCAAGCTTTTTGGCGGCTGTATTAAACCATTCCCGGAGACCTGCCAGGGATTTTCCGGTGGTGATGCGTTCATCCTGCGACCAATAGCCTGCGTAATCGTTTCCAGGGGACAATTGTCGGTTTTTCTCTAATGTATCCCGATAATCCTGCAAAGTATTCATATTCGACACCCACCATTATTTTAATGTAAAGCGGAAAAATGCCAGGATGGCATTTATAATGTCGACAGATTTCGGTAAAAGATTAGTGAAAAAATCTTCCGGAGTGTGGGCGCGTAAAATGTTTGATGGCAGACAGCGCTACTGCCTGCCCTCAACACTATTTTACAACAATGTTCACGAGTCGATTCGGGATGACGATTGTTTTCCCAATCTCTTTTCCCTCAGTGTATTTCTGCACCTTTTCCCTGCCGATTGCCTGTTCTTTTAACGCTTTTTTACTGGCATCTGCAGGAGCGTGGAAAGAATCTCTGACTTTGCCATTTACCTGGATAACGATTTCGACGGTTTCATCCTGAAGCAGGTCTTCGCGGTATTCAGGCATCGCGGTCTCAAAGATAGATGGTTCATTCCCTAATCGAACCCAGAGTTCCTCGCCAAGGTGTGGAGCGAACGGTGCGATTAATCGCACAAGGACATCAAGGTTTTCCCGGGCGATATCCGCGCCCGTTTTGTACATCGCATTCACATATTCCATGATTCGGCTGAGAGCGGTATTAAACTTAAAGTCGGCCGTATCCTCCAGCACACTCTTGATTGTGTTGTGCATAATGCGCAGCAATTCGTCATCGGAACATTCCATGATATCGGTATCGGCATGGGAGTTCACCAGCCGCCACATACGGTTCACAAACCGGTCTATTCCAACGATGCCTTTATCGCTCCAGTCTCCGCCGTCCTCGTACGGCCCCATAAACATCAGATACATCCGAAAAATATCCGAGCCGTAATCGTCAATAAATTCATCCGGGGAGACCGTATTTCCCCGCGATTTCGACATCTTAGAGCCATCTTTGGTAATAGTCCCCTGGTGCAACAGGCGCTGAAACGGTTCATCAAAATCGAGTAAGCCAGCATCGTGCAATGCTTTAATCACGAACCTGGCGTACAGCAAATGCATAGTGGCATGTTCGGCGCCGCCGACGTACTGATCCACCGGGAGCCACTCTTTTACCCGCTCGGGATTCCATGGACCGTCTTCATACCGGGCATCTACGTATCTGAGAAAATACCAGGACGAATCGACAAAGGTATCCATGGTATCAATTTCTCTGGTGGCTTCGCTTCCGCATTCCGGACACGAGGTGTTCAGGAATTCGTCTGAATGCCCCAGCGGTGCAATCCCACTGCCCTGGGTATCCCGGAGATCCAAATCTCTGGGCAACTCAACCGGCAGATCGTCCACCGGAACCGGTACCGTACCGCAGTCATCGCAATAGACAACCGGAATCGGCGCTCCCCAGTAACGTTGCCTGGATATAAGCCAGTCACGGAGCCGGTATTGAACACTCGCCTTTCCTATACCCCGTTCCTCGCAGTCTCCCGCTATCTTTTTGATGGCTTTTTCTGAGGACAGTCCGCTGTATTCCTCGGAATTGATTAACACACCGTATTCCGTATAACTGGTATCAGTCCCATGCGAATCCCCGTCGGGGCTGATAACCTCTTCAATGGACAAGTCGTATTTTCGGGCAAATTCATAATCACGTTCATCATGCGCAGGAACGGCCATAATGGCACCGGTACCGTAGGTATAGAGCACGTAATCGGCTATCCAGATAGGAATCCGGGCCTTGGTAAAGGGGTTTATCGCATATGCTCCGGTAAAAACACCGGTCTTTTCACGATCTTCCGCCAAGCGATCGATGTCGCTGGCTCTCAGTGCTTTAGCCACATATTCTTCAACTTCAATGCGTTGCTGTTCAGTGGTAATTTCCTCAACCAGCGGATGCTCGGGGGCAAGCACCATATAAGTCGCGCCATAAATCGTATCGGGGCGCGTGGTAAATACCTTAATCTCCTCTTCATCCTGCTCCGCGAGTGGGAACATCATTTCCGCCCCAACACTCTTACCAATCCAGTGCCGCTGCATGGCCTTGGTCTTCTCTGGCCAGTCGATGCGTTCCAGGCCCTCGAGCAATTCCTCGGCGTAGTCGGTAATTTTAAAAAACCACTGCTCCAGCTTTTTCTTTTCAACTTCACTGTCGCAACGTTCACACTTCCCCTCAATCACCTGCTCGTTCGCCAGCACTGTCTCACAACTCGGGCACCAATTGACCGGTGCATTTTCTTTGTAGGCTAACCCCTCCTCATATAACTTCAGAAATATCCACTGAGTCCATTTATAATAGTCGGGATCGCTGGTATCCACCTCATTTCGCCAGTCGTACATCGCACCAATCTGGCGTAGTTGTTTCCGCATGTAATCGATATTGGCCTGAGTACTCTTGTCCGGGTGGATACCGTGCTTAATGGCGTAATTCTCCGCCGGAAGCCCAAAGGCATCAAATCCCATGGGTTCGAACACGTTTTTTCCGTTCATTCGCTGAAATCTGGCCCAGGTGTCGGTCGGCCCAAAGTTATACCAGTGGCCACAATGGAGTTTGTCTCCTGATGGATAGCTAAACATTACAAGTGTATAGAGTTTATCGTCCGGATTATCTAAATCCGGTTCGTGTAATCCATTTTCCTGCCAGTAATTGCGCCATTTGGTTTCGACTTCCCGGAACGGATAGTGTTCTGCTTCCTCGTGCACTACGTTTCTCCTGCCTTTCTCTGCTGAATTTCAATATCAATAAATTTACATAAAACTCCCGATGAATCAAACCAGATAGTCACGTATTAAACGGCTTCCAGGGCCTGATTCAAGTCAGCCCGTATGTCTTCCTTATTTTCGACACCAATAGATAATCGGACTAAATTCGGTGTAATCCCCATACGCCGCTGATCTGTCGGGGTAATGTCAGCATGGGTCATGGTTCCGGGATGTTCTGCCAGAGATTCCGTACCACCAAGACTCACGGCCAGGTGTATCATCTGAAGAGCATTTAAGAACCGAAATGCTTCTGCTTCCCCACCTTCTATGGTAAAGGAAATCATGGCCCCAGGGGCTTCACATTGGCGTTGATATACTTCGTATTGCGGATCGTCTTCCGTTAAATTGCCAAGATAATGTATCTCGTTAACCTTGGAGTGTGAATTTAGGTAATCTCCTATATACTTGGCGTTTTCAACTTGTGACGTCATGCGTAACTTGAGGGTCTCAAGGCTGCGCAGGAGCATCCACCCTGTCCATGGGCCGCACATGGTGCCGGTGATAGTCCGGAAGTTCTGGATTTGATGGATCAATTCCTTTGAACCAAGACAGACCCCGGCAATCAGGTCGCTGTGGCCACCGATATATTTTGTCGCCGAATATAGCACCAAATCTGCCCCATGCTTCAAGGGATGTTGCCATAGCGGTCCCAGAAAGGTATTATCAACTGCGACAAGGGGGTTTTTATCATTGGATGAATATTCGTCTGCCAATTCACGGCACATCCGGATATCAATCAGGTCATTTGTCGGGTTGGCCGGCGTTTCAATATAGATCATCCCCAAAGTACTATCGCCAAGCTCCTCCGCCAGAATTTCTACGATATCTTTCCTGTCTGCCTTCGCCGGGAATCCGATTGACTTGATGCCGAACTCCGGCAGGATGTGCTTGAGCAGATAATCTGTGCCGCCATAAACAGGCTCACTATGCAAAATCGCATCGCCGGGACGGAGTACTTCAAGGAGTGTTGTTGTGATGGCTGACATCCCGCTCTCGAAGACTGCGGCTGCTTCAGCATCGTCCCAGAGCGTGAGACGATCCTCCAGGATTTCCAGGTCGGGATTATTTAACCGGCTGTAAATCAGCCCGAGCTTTTCATTTTTCCGCTGTTCCCGTAAGCCGTATGCCACTTCAAAAAAGGCTTTCCCCTCTTCTGCCGTTTCAAAGACAAAGGTAGATGTCTGGAAAATCGGGCACTTTATTGCCCCTTCCGACCATTCCGGCTTATATCCGTAACTCATCATCAGGCTCTCCGGGGATAGACGGTGATCGTTAATAGTTTTGGACTTATGCGACCTGCTCATAATCGACTCCTTTACGTCTTATGATTTATTTATTAGAAAGACTCGGCATCTATTCAAATTTTTCACGGATTAATGGTCAGGTCTGTGTGAGATGTATCATAACAATATGATATCACACTCCGAAAAGCAATGGAACTTCAATGAATTGTTTGCCGGGTAATAAATTTTACCACAGAATTCAGACAGGGAATTCTGTTAATTTAATTTGAATTGTCCCTCCGCTCCCCTATAACTGCTACCATATTGAGGGAGAAACGTTAATATCGTAATCTTATAGTCGATTAATTAATTAAATATTTAA is a window from the Candidatus Neomarinimicrobiota bacterium genome containing:
- the leuS gene encoding leucine--tRNA ligase, which produces MHEEAEHYPFREVETKWRNYWQENGLHEPDLDNPDDKLYTLVMFSYPSGDKLHCGHWYNFGPTDTWARFQRMNGKNVFEPMGFDAFGLPAENYAIKHGIHPDKSTQANIDYMRKQLRQIGAMYDWRNEVDTSDPDYYKWTQWIFLKLYEEGLAYKENAPVNWCPSCETVLANEQVIEGKCERCDSEVEKKKLEQWFFKITDYAEELLEGLERIDWPEKTKAMQRHWIGKSVGAEMMFPLAEQDEEEIKVFTTRPDTIYGATYMVLAPEHPLVEEITTEQQRIEVEEYVAKALRASDIDRLAEDREKTGVFTGAYAINPFTKARIPIWIADYVLYTYGTGAIMAVPAHDERDYEFARKYDLSIEEVISPDGDSHGTDTSYTEYGVLINSEEYSGLSSEKAIKKIAGDCEERGIGKASVQYRLRDWLISRQRYWGAPIPVVYCDDCGTVPVPVDDLPVELPRDLDLRDTQGSGIAPLGHSDEFLNTSCPECGSEATREIDTMDTFVDSSWYFLRYVDARYEDGPWNPERVKEWLPVDQYVGGAEHATMHLLYARFVIKALHDAGLLDFDEPFQRLLHQGTITKDGSKMSKSRGNTVSPDEFIDDYGSDIFRMYLMFMGPYEDGGDWSDKGIVGIDRFVNRMWRLVNSHADTDIMECSDDELLRIMHNTIKSVLEDTADFKFNTALSRIMEYVNAMYKTGADIARENLDVLVRLIAPFAPHLGEELWVRLGNEPSIFETAMPEYREDLLQDETVEIVIQVNGKVRDSFHAPADASKKALKEQAIGREKVQKYTEGKEIGKTIVIPNRLVNIVVK
- a CDS encoding NTP transferase domain-containing protein; this translates as MSVETAIIPAGGLGTRMAPFSQCYPKEMVPVGVTPALFWICQELLDADVKKISVVLSPEKEDLSGLLIHNFPEISFTFITQDSPLGLADALLCAYKKINITPVHMVLPDNLCIEPGINVTRELTNAYTRVEHSVLGMIKVTRPKEAKLYGASGIGKFSVVKGNLYKIEHLQDKQEGPVGDYAEVPFLRTIGRGVLTEDFFDIALKLSSGSSNENEFDDVPIYQQLIADFALFGYLLPEMVYDIGNPDGYLAAQANLAQQRGVI
- a CDS encoding MBL fold metallo-hydrolase — encoded protein: MKLTILGSGTCIPAPNRGNSGYLLETGDSLILIDSGSGALRRVADYGFDYRKIRNVCYSHLHPDHTIDFVPFLFALKNDPDIKELHQLMVSAPVGFREYYAELVEVYGSWIQAEHLEVNITEHERRDIFPIDDITVETGPVVHSEESIAYRFTGNNGQTLVYSGDTGYSEEFAEFAKDADLLVIESAIPEGTDFEGHCSPSDAAKIAELAQAKKTVLTHFYPQVEQEDIPGVVQQYYSGEILLAEDGLNVDI
- a CDS encoding mechanosensitive ion channel, which produces MSIYKPINMKYLTLYIILILFPVFGLTQNPLQSNPLQQVRGQSTNTPADSGSADTSKVVQINRESINQRIDELQKRYKTLFDRDEIAFSKETFSNLWRDVQQAFRGETEVIANVKTAVNQYFSSWNHATNLFLAIIIVIGLLASFFPLKKFLNHRRNRLGESEILAFNTLGHVLEITLRALPTVYIMAGIWLIALVLSLQPNLYYAILRIAIAVIIYKLARWFLEVVFAPEEVHHRLVPCNTKIARYFFHIARSLLQWTLLYIIVLFTLQYLEYHQDFRYFIKFVYRVGAILLFTVLFARRDFTLSLIPKSEVKFYTRLRNFFNKTYYLVYTILLFTGLLSILGYSNLSSFIFSRAFYTAAIILIGILLNHILYDAINWIIPEEKRKSDEDEDSKTARFWDRVHTLSQFLVSALLILFGIVLIAKSWWLLGAQSILGSLRSLFTFTIFQVQDTPITPWSFIKAILIFIVFIYISKYFRRFLNHSVLQKTGLDRGARHAILTITNYIILVIGIVVAMESVGVQLTTLKVFAGALGLGIGFGLQNIANNFASGLIILFERPIKTKDFVHVGDILGTITNISARSTTILTRDNIAIIVPNSDFIEKTVINWSLNDTPTRVHIPISVEYGTDAEKIKEILLDLASEHPRVLKYPRPRVWFKEYGESALDFELLAWINDPQEGINNIQSDINFSIQKRFQEEGVGIPFPQRDIHMKIDDQNAIRFRKLLSGEAVKVKDEVETDNPGGTEEETNGEND
- the bamA gene encoding outer membrane protein assembly factor BamA — protein: MTRRRIIFGILAMLTVCSSVTAQDEPGEQPFVDKITIEGNEHISGSAIRNTMFTKTSHWWNRSRLEMELFKDDLRSITTLYNNRGFLEAVIAGWDTSYVEKNRVRITINIDEGPQSIVGEITFKGNQVYSDDRLREELQIESGKAFSFLRLSRSTWNIINAYADGGYLEAQAEPQVQTTDHVIDLAFNITEGNPIYADSVLITGNEKTKDFVVKREIRIDNGDLLTHSKIIQSQRNLYKTGIFNSVSISPARDSVGNNYRNVYVRLSEAETGEFNFGLGYGSKELFRGTAELLQSNLRGTGQRIGLRGKASFAELRGEVLYTAPFFILWGVRLDNTVYARRQGEPDFINPDYVLNRLGIESTIGREIFTYSRISSSLKFENNFFSEMNIPATEETDTANTRIRSINLTYTRDSRKNLFNSSSGSFFSLSGLIAGSIFEGTNSFLRLTGDYARYYPARPWLTLAMNLSTGVMYEIGETQSIPIYERFYAGGDQSVRGYSEKSLSPMRNGTPIGGNFKTVVRFETRFKVYKGLHLALFSDTGNTWRRVELQNLREMRTGVGLGLRYETPIGVARVDYGVKVNRQARESVGQIHITLGQAF
- a CDS encoding NAD-binding protein, with protein sequence MTKISQNSQGIGSRATNIGRILLIILTVILVGSGGYIYFEGWSFLNSLYMTIITLSTVGFREIGPLTPIGQIWTILLIVFGITIIGYTGITQVSRYLIEFPFLRERSLLRKIRKMKDHYIICGYGRMGRVIADDFRQRGRDTVIIENDPDIISTLAEQGYTYIDDTAVEDDALKKAGVESAKGLVAVLSTDADNLFVTLSARNLNPDLFILTRCSEAGTQEKMRTAGANKVVNPYEIGGHKMAQMVLSPHVDDFIEIVSRQRKLNLAIDQIRVFEQSELSGAKLMDTPIRSKFDTIITAILDSSNEMKFNPSSNTVINSGDTLICIGERDNLEQLELLARGQSA
- a CDS encoding cystathionine gamma-synthase family protein, with the protein product MSRSHKSKTINDHRLSPESLMMSYGYKPEWSEGAIKCPIFQTSTFVFETAEEGKAFFEVAYGLREQRKNEKLGLIYSRLNNPDLEILEDRLTLWDDAEAAAVFESGMSAITTTLLEVLRPGDAILHSEPVYGGTDYLLKHILPEFGIKSIGFPAKADRKDIVEILAEELGDSTLGMIYIETPANPTNDLIDIRMCRELADEYSSNDKNPLVAVDNTFLGPLWQHPLKHGADLVLYSATKYIGGHSDLIAGVCLGSKELIHQIQNFRTITGTMCGPWTGWMLLRSLETLKLRMTSQVENAKYIGDYLNSHSKVNEIHYLGNLTEDDPQYEVYQRQCEAPGAMISFTIEGGEAEAFRFLNALQMIHLAVSLGGTESLAEHPGTMTHADITPTDQRRMGITPNLVRLSIGVENKEDIRADLNQALEAV